One genomic window of Bacteroidota bacterium includes the following:
- a CDS encoding TIM-barrel domain-containing protein: protein MKKWIRNILITAILILTIVYFYWILPVWGVPFNSQRHEKLPLTPSWVLENWLWEDDVNTSAYIDELLQGYKEHDIPVRTIILDSPWSLRYNDFEIDTIRYPQPEKWFKNLQDNDYRVVLWMTSLINSNSKDSRINDSEEWYNRIKEKGYLVKSKHLNHWWKGDGGFLDYSNPEAVKWWRSKQQKLFDYGIDGWKLDGAATLFYSKIAGLPFFYKDSKEGLMTTRKYMDLYYREEYKHGLTQNPEFVTLSRAIDGLYAHPEGFSPFDSSPVNWVGDQKHTWAELKDEKEREEDNVDLVMEGAEGITMAIEHVLASAKLGYNVIGSDIAGFSGSKIPPRLYIRWTQFSAFCGLFMNGGHGERRLWKRSKEELEIIRKFSWMHTELIPYMYHYVVSAHNGERRLQTVMNIGKYQYMFGDDFLVAPIYIDSKKRSVSLPEGEWRYFFNDIELLEGGLTFEREYPIDEFPVYIKEGAIVPMKISRAYTNIGDNESEGFTTLLIYPKDKNSFTYYHSNNSGETEISYRLKDKLFVSINGDKIAHILRIHSEKAVKNVILDGEKLDKKNWSYDSQNHKITIRTSNYTEGEYEIQY from the coding sequence ATGAAAAAATGGATCAGAAACATACTAATTACTGCTATTCTGATATTAACTATCGTGTACTTCTATTGGATATTACCTGTATGGGGAGTTCCGTTTAATAGTCAACGACATGAAAAACTACCCTTAACACCGTCCTGGGTATTGGAAAACTGGCTTTGGGAAGATGATGTAAATACTTCGGCCTATATTGATGAATTATTACAAGGTTATAAAGAACACGATATCCCTGTTAGGACCATAATTTTAGATAGTCCCTGGTCACTGCGTTATAACGATTTTGAAATTGATACCATTCGATATCCCCAACCTGAAAAATGGTTTAAAAATCTGCAGGATAATGATTATAGAGTTGTACTCTGGATGACTTCCCTAATAAACAGCAATAGTAAGGATAGCAGGATTAATGATTCTGAAGAGTGGTACAATCGAATTAAAGAGAAGGGGTATCTGGTAAAATCCAAACATCTTAATCACTGGTGGAAAGGCGATGGTGGCTTTCTCGATTACAGTAACCCGGAGGCGGTAAAATGGTGGCGATCAAAGCAGCAAAAGCTATTCGATTACGGAATAGACGGGTGGAAACTCGATGGTGCAGCAACTTTGTTTTATTCGAAAATTGCAGGTCTTCCATTTTTCTATAAGGATAGCAAGGAGGGGCTTATGACTACAAGAAAGTATATGGACTTGTATTATCGCGAAGAATATAAGCACGGACTTACACAAAATCCGGAATTTGTAACTCTTTCGAGGGCTATAGATGGATTGTATGCCCATCCGGAAGGATTTTCTCCTTTTGATTCGTCACCGGTGAATTGGGTTGGAGATCAAAAGCACACGTGGGCTGAGTTGAAAGATGAAAAGGAGAGAGAAGAAGACAATGTTGATTTAGTAATGGAAGGAGCAGAAGGTATTACTATGGCAATAGAACATGTGTTGGCGAGTGCCAAACTGGGTTATAATGTTATAGGCTCTGATATTGCCGGATTCTCAGGAAGTAAAATTCCTCCACGTTTATATATTCGTTGGACACAGTTTTCTGCTTTTTGTGGGCTTTTTATGAACGGAGGGCACGGCGAAAGACGACTTTGGAAAAGAAGTAAGGAAGAACTTGAAATAATCAGAAAATTCTCCTGGATGCACACAGAGTTAATTCCTTATATGTATCACTATGTTGTGAGTGCACACAATGGAGAAAGACGCCTGCAGACTGTGATGAACATCGGTAAATATCAATATATGTTTGGCGATGATTTTTTAGTTGCTCCTATTTATATCGACTCCAAAAAACGCAGTGTTTCTCTCCCTGAAGGAGAATGGCGATATTTCTTTAACGATATAGAGTTACTTGAAGGAGGGCTTACTTTTGAACGGGAATATCCTATTGATGAGTTTCCGGTTTACATTAAGGAAGGTGCTATTGTACCTATGAAAATAAGCCGGGCTTATACAAATATTGGAGACAATGAATCAGAGGGTTTTACTACACTATTAATATATCCTAAAGATAAGAACAGCTTTACATATTACCATAGCAATAATAGCGGAGAAACGGAAATATCCTATCGGTTGAAAGATAAGCTATTCGTGAGTATTAATGGAGATAAGATAGCTCATATCCTCAGGATTCATTCCGAGAAAGCCGTTAAAAATGTAATTCTTGATGGAGAAAAATTAGATAAGAAAAACTGGAGTTATGATTCTCAAAATCATAAAATTACAATAAGAACTTCTAATTACACGGAAGGTGAATATGAGATACAATATTAA
- a CDS encoding glycoside hydrolase family 3 C-terminal domain-containing protein — MKRLIESSLLRLFILSVLVLSINSCSNPGDSNDRISELISQMTLEEKVSLLGGMDGMRTNAIPRLGIRTLNMLNGPNGVGGDPGTAFPTGVAMAATWNEDLMHRIGVAIGNESRAKKADILLGPTVNIQRMPLGGRNFESYSEDPFLSGRLGVNFVKGVQELGVATSLKHFILNNQELSRGSYSAEVDERALREIYLPAFEMVVKEAKPMTIMSAYNKFRGVHCTENEYILNDILREEWGFEGFIMSDWDAVHSTVEASHAGLDLEMPGKPKFFNEKLVTAVKEGKVSEEEIDEKVARILNIYEKIGVFSDEESLPKGKLNTVEHQELAAQTAREAIVLLKNENAILPLDKGNIKKIAVLGPNASVNRKGGGGSSEVKPFYSVSPIEGLKSKLGNEVELLFDEGTKPAIEDYIAIPSKYLISEDGEPGLKADFFNNEYVSGKAVVTRIDENIDFHWGQKSPDKKIQVDRFSARWTGKLIAPLTGKIRIGVKSNDGGYLYINNRLLVNNWGMHGPHQKSTELDVVKGEKYDIKVEYYEGGNNAEVKLGWQLTEPKTTISKQAVEYAKNADVVLLFVGLNKEFEGEGFDRSSMDMPGDQDELIRAVSAVNKNTIVIINGGNPVSMTKWIDGVDGIIQAWYLGQETGNALSDVLFGDYNPSGKLPVTFPKKYEDNPAFPYYQKVQNKAIMEEGIYVGYRYYDSKGVEPMFPFGYGLSYTSYEYSDLKIENLGDEEVKVSLSVKNTGKYDGSEIVQLYVHDMEASVDRPLKELKGFSKVQLNSGETKEVSIKLDKRAFAFYDIEAKEWVAEPGDFEIFIASSSKDIRLKGIFSLK, encoded by the coding sequence ATGAAGAGATTAATAGAGTCAAGCTTACTAAGATTATTCATTTTATCAGTTTTAGTACTGAGTATAAATTCTTGTTCCAACCCCGGGGATTCAAATGATAGAATATCCGAGCTTATATCCCAAATGACCTTAGAAGAAAAAGTATCTCTTCTGGGAGGTATGGATGGGATGCGAACAAATGCAATCCCTCGTTTAGGAATACGAACACTAAATATGCTCAATGGTCCAAATGGAGTAGGAGGAGATCCCGGAACAGCATTTCCAACAGGTGTGGCTATGGCAGCAACCTGGAACGAAGATTTGATGCACAGGATAGGTGTAGCTATTGGCAATGAATCACGAGCTAAAAAAGCCGACATATTATTAGGCCCTACCGTAAATATTCAGCGCATGCCTCTTGGTGGACGAAATTTCGAGAGTTATTCCGAAGATCCGTTTCTTTCGGGCAGACTTGGAGTAAACTTTGTTAAGGGAGTTCAGGAACTTGGAGTGGCCACTTCGTTGAAACACTTTATATTAAACAACCAGGAATTGTCACGGGGTAGCTATAGTGCAGAAGTTGACGAACGTGCATTGCGCGAAATTTATTTGCCTGCTTTCGAAATGGTTGTAAAAGAGGCTAAACCCATGACTATTATGTCGGCATACAACAAATTTAGAGGGGTGCATTGTACCGAAAATGAGTATATTCTAAATGATATTTTAAGAGAAGAATGGGGATTTGAAGGTTTTATAATGAGCGATTGGGATGCAGTGCATTCTACTGTTGAGGCTTCACATGCCGGATTGGATTTGGAAATGCCCGGAAAACCAAAATTCTTTAATGAAAAATTGGTGACAGCAGTAAAAGAAGGAAAGGTTAGTGAGGAAGAAATAGATGAAAAAGTTGCAAGGATATTAAATATTTATGAGAAAATAGGAGTATTTAGTGATGAAGAAAGTCTGCCAAAAGGTAAGTTAAATACTGTAGAGCATCAGGAGTTAGCTGCACAAACAGCACGTGAGGCAATAGTATTGCTTAAAAATGAAAATGCTATTTTACCTTTGGATAAGGGTAACATTAAAAAAATTGCAGTGCTCGGACCTAATGCAAGTGTAAATCGTAAGGGAGGGGGAGGAAGTTCGGAGGTAAAACCTTTTTATTCGGTTTCGCCAATTGAAGGACTAAAAAGCAAACTCGGCAATGAAGTTGAGTTGCTATTTGACGAGGGAACAAAACCCGCGATAGAAGATTATATTGCAATACCATCTAAATATTTGATTAGCGAAGATGGTGAGCCCGGATTAAAAGCCGATTTTTTTAATAATGAATATGTAAGTGGAAAAGCCGTAGTTACCAGAATAGATGAAAATATAGATTTTCATTGGGGACAAAAATCACCGGATAAAAAAATTCAGGTAGATCGTTTTTCGGCACGTTGGACCGGGAAGTTGATAGCTCCGCTAACAGGGAAAATAAGAATAGGAGTAAAGAGTAATGACGGTGGGTATTTGTACATCAACAATAGATTGCTTGTTAATAACTGGGGGATGCATGGTCCTCATCAGAAAAGTACTGAACTCGATGTTGTGAAAGGTGAGAAATATGATATTAAGGTTGAATATTACGAAGGAGGTAATAATGCTGAAGTAAAATTGGGTTGGCAATTGACAGAACCAAAAACAACAATAAGCAAACAAGCTGTAGAGTATGCAAAAAACGCCGATGTGGTTCTTTTGTTTGTAGGTTTGAATAAAGAATTTGAAGGTGAGGGATTCGATCGTTCAAGTATGGATATGCCTGGTGATCAAGACGAGTTGATTAGAGCTGTTTCGGCTGTAAATAAAAATACAATTGTAATAATAAACGGAGGTAATCCTGTTAGTATGACAAAATGGATTGATGGAGTTGATGGGATAATTCAGGCATGGTATCTGGGGCAGGAAACCGGAAATGCTCTAAGTGATGTTTTGTTTGGCGATTATAACCCTTCGGGGAAATTACCTGTTACCTTCCCTAAAAAATATGAGGATAATCCGGCTTTTCCCTATTATCAAAAAGTACAGAATAAGGCAATTATGGAGGAAGGAATTTATGTGGGATATCGTTATTATGATTCTAAGGGAGTAGAGCCCATGTTTCCATTTGGTTACGGACTTTCATATACAAGTTATGAGTATTCCGATCTGAAAATTGAAAACCTAGGAGATGAAGAGGTAAAAGTTTCATTATCAGTGAAAAATACTGGAAAGTACGATGGTAGTGAGATAGTTCAATTATATGTACACGATATGGAGGCGAGTGTTGATAGACCTCTTAAAGAGTTAAAAGGATTCTCTAAAGTTCAGTTGAACTCTGGAGAAACAAAAGAAGTTTCAATAAAATTAGATAAACGTGCTTTTGCATTTTATGATATAGAAGCTAAAGAGTGGGTTGCCGAACCCGGTGATTTTGAAATATTTATTGCTTCAAGTTCAAAAGATATAAGATTGAAAGGTATATTTTCCTTAAAATAG
- a CDS encoding trehalase family glycosidase gives MKKTPIHIIIIIMLFASCQSNYPKEQSHIIEKSVNPSPMDKTLMPEPVFDTEPEFVEFYWKAWELAWNHVKESKGAPQSPYMDEAHWTSTIWIWDTSFMMHYCKYAPELFPGIESLDNFYAIMHDKQTSSLFIQHPDNPPLFAWSEYEYFKLTGDTTRLRKVLIERQYLQKHYYLFDNFEPDTKYPYAGAPVKIKKHPNGYQWGGVQSGMDNTPRGRGDEDSILWIDAIAQQALSAYYIKEIASVLKQNDIVQEYSNKYKKQKELINRYYWNSEDGIYYDIKVNSPYEHVAVKTPAAYWPMLALTPGVNQAELLAGHIENKKVFGGVFPLPSVSRDDKDFESKGKYWRGGIWLPTAYMSIKALEKYGYFELADKTSYNLIKQMLKTYKEVEPHTIWECYSPTEAKPSTMKKNEKYSRQDFCGWSALGPISLFIENVLGFHEIDATEKRVVWRKYQKGRHGIKGLRFGTVVTDIISEGDKIMIVSNEPYTLVVNTKEYVVKNGKTILQWIE, from the coding sequence ATGAAAAAAACACCAATTCATATAATAATAATTATAATGTTGTTTGCTTCATGCCAATCAAATTACCCCAAGGAACAATCACACATAATAGAAAAGTCTGTCAATCCTTCACCGATGGATAAAACTCTAATGCCAGAACCTGTTTTTGATACCGAACCGGAATTTGTAGAGTTTTACTGGAAAGCATGGGAATTAGCATGGAATCATGTAAAAGAGAGCAAAGGTGCTCCTCAAAGTCCGTATATGGATGAAGCTCACTGGACAAGTACTATTTGGATTTGGGATACAAGTTTTATGATGCACTATTGCAAATATGCTCCTGAACTTTTCCCCGGAATTGAAAGTCTCGATAATTTTTATGCAATTATGCATGATAAGCAAACTTCATCGCTTTTTATTCAACACCCCGACAATCCGCCATTATTCGCCTGGTCGGAGTATGAGTATTTTAAATTAACCGGCGATACTACGCGTTTGAGAAAAGTGCTGATAGAAAGACAATATCTGCAAAAGCATTATTACTTATTCGACAACTTTGAACCAGACACTAAATATCCTTATGCAGGAGCTCCGGTGAAAATAAAAAAACACCCAAATGGTTATCAATGGGGAGGAGTGCAAAGCGGAATGGATAATACTCCTCGTGGACGAGGTGATGAAGATTCAATTTTGTGGATTGATGCTATTGCGCAACAGGCTTTATCGGCATATTACATAAAAGAGATTGCATCTGTTCTTAAACAAAATGATATAGTACAGGAATATTCTAATAAATACAAAAAACAAAAAGAGCTCATCAATCGGTATTATTGGAATAGCGAAGATGGAATTTATTACGATATAAAAGTTAATTCGCCATACGAGCATGTAGCAGTAAAAACACCTGCTGCATATTGGCCTATGCTTGCTCTTACACCCGGTGTAAATCAAGCTGAATTATTGGCTGGACATATTGAAAATAAAAAAGTATTTGGAGGAGTTTTTCCATTACCATCAGTGTCGCGAGATGATAAGGATTTTGAGTCAAAAGGGAAATACTGGCGCGGTGGAATTTGGCTGCCAACTGCCTATATGTCGATAAAGGCATTGGAAAAATACGGATATTTTGAACTGGCTGATAAAACTTCATATAATCTTATCAAACAGATGCTGAAGACTTATAAAGAAGTAGAACCCCATACAATCTGGGAGTGTTACAGCCCAACAGAAGCCAAACCGAGTACAATGAAAAAAAACGAAAAGTATTCACGTCAGGATTTTTGTGGATGGTCGGCTTTAGGCCCAATTTCGCTTTTTATTGAAAATGTATTGGGCTTTCACGAAATAGATGCCACAGAAAAAAGAGTTGTATGGCGGAAATATCAAAAAGGAAGGCATGGTATTAAAGGATTGAGGTTTGGTACTGTTGTAACTGATATTATTAGCGAAGGCGATAAAATTATGATAGTAAGCAATGAGCCATATACATTAGTGGTGAATACAAAGGAATATGTTGTGAAAAATGGTAAAACAATATTGCAATGGATCGAATAA
- a CDS encoding PHP domain-containing protein has product MPTENKKIKYSLLIFTIIIAVLASILHYPVHIVDALSLESAKGFDIHISIWRILFEPFLGHLLYFNRGFYTLVEIKYVLYWIVIIFILYSIFWLFAKRIALQKRTFIVGQVLNLPMIVGLWFTIFVVMILMSVYLPSNTIVNNSNDNILVTTHSHTQFSHDGIISQENLWEWHKRNGFDAFFITDHNTHEKTIDFINEQRNGDFPMTPLVLGGEEFSGTNHLSLLGLKRKFDTHGYSDSQAIDSTRANNGVVVVNHWFDDENMSLEYYKDLGVDGFEIENTATDLFYPRDLNSKIAGFCTVNGLMMNGGADFHGYGNVCSLWNAFKLPGWDELSVDAKELAILNIIKKREQDKLKVLMYNDRPYYAKTGMFWRPVISFFNYFRTLNVWQFLSWVFWIFIFMSVDKLRKLIFTDKAIAVLSFVSALFLLILALNYYLEIEEVAGSDNDIYIEYSTFLFYSGTAFLVYSGIIVYLRIVRDKFNIRKI; this is encoded by the coding sequence ATGCCGACAGAAAATAAAAAAATAAAATATAGCCTATTAATATTTACCATTATTATTGCAGTATTAGCTTCAATTTTACATTATCCTGTACATATTGTTGATGCACTAAGTCTCGAGTCTGCAAAAGGCTTTGATATTCATATTTCGATTTGGAGAATATTGTTTGAACCTTTCTTAGGTCATTTACTTTATTTTAACAGAGGGTTTTACACGTTGGTGGAGATCAAATATGTTTTGTATTGGATTGTTATTATTTTTATTCTCTATTCGATATTTTGGCTATTTGCTAAAAGAATAGCCCTTCAGAAAAGAACTTTCATTGTTGGTCAGGTTTTAAACCTGCCAATGATTGTAGGTTTGTGGTTTACAATATTTGTGGTAATGATTTTAATGAGTGTTTATTTACCTTCAAATACCATCGTTAATAACAGTAATGATAATATTTTGGTAACAACACATTCTCATACTCAATTTAGTCATGACGGTATAATTTCTCAGGAGAATTTATGGGAATGGCATAAGCGAAACGGCTTTGATGCTTTCTTTATAACGGACCACAATACACATGAAAAAACTATTGATTTTATAAATGAACAAAGAAATGGTGATTTTCCTATGACACCTTTGGTGTTGGGGGGAGAAGAGTTCTCAGGAACAAATCATTTAAGCTTATTAGGGCTTAAAAGAAAATTCGACACTCATGGTTATTCCGATTCACAGGCAATAGATTCAACCCGTGCAAATAATGGGGTTGTAGTTGTAAATCATTGGTTTGATGATGAAAATATGAGTCTGGAGTATTATAAAGATTTGGGTGTTGATGGATTTGAAATAGAAAACACTGCCACTGATTTATTTTATCCCAGAGACTTAAATAGTAAAATAGCCGGTTTCTGTACAGTTAATGGATTGATGATGAATGGTGGTGCAGATTTTCATGGCTATGGTAATGTTTGTTCGTTATGGAATGCATTTAAATTACCGGGTTGGGATGAATTGAGTGTTGATGCGAAGGAATTGGCAATACTGAATATTATTAAGAAAAGAGAACAAGATAAACTTAAGGTTCTGATGTATAACGACAGGCCATACTATGCAAAGACTGGTATGTTTTGGAGACCTGTTATTTCATTCTTTAATTATTTCAGGACATTGAATGTTTGGCAATTTTTATCTTGGGTGTTCTGGATATTCATATTTATGAGTGTAGATAAATTACGAAAGTTAATTTTTACAGATAAAGCTATTGCTGTTTTAAGTTTTGTCAGTGCATTGTTTTTATTAATACTCGCATTAAATTACTATCTCGAAATAGAGGAAGTAGCAGGTAGTGATAACGATATTTATATTGAATATAGCACTTTCCTGTTTTATTCCGGAACAGCGTTTTTAGTATATTCGGGAATTATAGTTTATTTAAGAATAGTCAGAGATAAATTTAATATTAGGAAAATATAA
- a CDS encoding glycoside hydrolase family 172 protein, whose amino-acid sequence MDRIKKSLVLSVLVIGIFQITNAQVNVSNELYNLNTALQSRSISFENPTGEPGEGGKDASELGVGRKGAPRKLIEPGETVVLCDINQSGTIRHIWMTGEWMDHPWLKEKGESGRAKLLRTTVIRAYWDGQEHPSIEAPIGDFMGIAHAKVTSYQSAVHSVGEKAALNFWLPMPFTSNAKITLTNESEMSFYFYYQIDYTINDQHKDDVGRLHTCFKREITTQKNDFELMPKRTGKGRFIGAVVGVRTMYPGWWGEGEVKIYMDGDNENPTICGTGSEDYVGLSYGIQEATFLNHGCNLNYMSEKKVNVKDYKSGKIRKFNPEYISMYRWHIPDPVYWKQDCRVAIQQIGCCYYERSDDWSTATFWYEAVPSEPLPEMPSAEERVRNLEEMFGG is encoded by the coding sequence ATGGATCGAATAAAAAAAAGTTTAGTTTTATCGGTATTAGTTATTGGAATTTTTCAGATAACTAATGCTCAGGTAAATGTTAGTAATGAGCTTTATAACTTAAATACGGCTCTGCAGTCGCGTTCTATATCTTTTGAAAATCCTACAGGTGAACCCGGAGAGGGAGGTAAAGACGCAAGCGAGTTGGGAGTAGGACGAAAAGGAGCTCCCCGAAAATTGATAGAACCCGGGGAAACAGTTGTTTTGTGCGATATAAATCAGTCAGGTACAATCAGACATATTTGGATGACAGGAGAATGGATGGATCATCCGTGGCTTAAAGAAAAGGGAGAAAGTGGCAGAGCTAAATTGTTGCGTACTACAGTGATCAGAGCTTATTGGGATGGTCAGGAACATCCGAGTATAGAAGCTCCAATAGGCGATTTTATGGGGATAGCACACGCTAAGGTTACATCGTATCAGAGTGCAGTGCATTCGGTTGGAGAAAAGGCAGCACTCAATTTTTGGTTGCCAATGCCGTTCACCTCTAATGCTAAAATTACCCTTACAAATGAATCTGAAATGTCGTTTTATTTCTATTATCAGATAGATTATACAATTAACGACCAACACAAAGATGATGTGGGACGTTTACACACATGTTTTAAAAGAGAAATTACAACTCAAAAAAATGACTTTGAACTTATGCCAAAACGTACAGGCAAAGGCAGGTTTATTGGAGCAGTAGTTGGAGTGCGAACTATGTATCCCGGTTGGTGGGGTGAAGGAGAAGTGAAAATCTATATGGATGGAGATAATGAGAACCCTACTATTTGTGGAACGGGAAGCGAAGATTATGTTGGACTTTCATACGGAATTCAGGAAGCTACATTTTTAAATCACGGTTGTAATTTGAATTATATGTCGGAGAAGAAAGTGAATGTTAAGGACTATAAAAGCGGAAAAATAAGAAAGTTTAATCCCGAATATATATCTATGTATCGTTGGCATATACCTGACCCGGTATACTGGAAGCAGGATTGTAGAGTTGCAATTCAACAAATAGGATGTTGTTATTACGAACGAAGCGATGATTGGTCGACTGCCACATTTTGGTACGAAGCTGTACCGAGTGAACCATTGCCCGAAATGCCTTCGGCAGAAGAGAGGGTGAGGAATTTGGAAGAGATGTTTGGAGGTTGA
- a CDS encoding MFS transporter: MKRNHILILLIFYIFFVISFLTNIMGALLPEIRSDFQMSLSMAAFLPFSFFAAYGVMSIPVGMVLEKSDEKTVMIIAFLASLIGALTFSAFPGFKTAIFSLFLIGAGMAALQVAINPLLRTAGGEENFAFNSVIAQLVFGAASFLSPLTYTYLVNELESGNANPNFLINTLKHLVPEDYSWVSLYWIFALISLVTAVILFFVKFPKVERKEDEVAGAWKTHVELFKNKTVIMFFIGIFAYVGTEQGIANWISQFLQSYHGLSPRVEGAESVSLFWGMLTIGCLLGLVLLKLWDARKVLKFFTVLAIASLMLALLGSKELALIAFPLTGFFISVMWSVIFSLALNSMDKHHGSFSGILVTGIVGGAVVPLIIGSMADVIGLKYAMFFILIPLGYIFVLGYLAKPIILNKTLSVKEIKSIIFSKIKKAA; the protein is encoded by the coding sequence ATGAAACGAAACCATATTTTAATACTGTTGATATTCTATATATTCTTTGTAATATCTTTTTTGACAAATATAATGGGGGCACTGCTCCCGGAGATAAGAAGCGATTTTCAGATGAGCCTGTCCATGGCTGCTTTCCTTCCTTTTTCTTTTTTTGCTGCTTATGGTGTTATGTCAATTCCTGTGGGGATGGTTTTAGAAAAATCGGATGAGAAAACAGTAATGATAATTGCTTTTTTAGCCTCACTTATCGGAGCATTAACTTTTAGTGCTTTTCCGGGGTTTAAAACAGCAATATTTTCTTTATTCCTTATTGGAGCAGGAATGGCAGCATTACAGGTCGCCATTAATCCTCTTTTGAGAACAGCCGGAGGTGAAGAGAATTTTGCTTTTAACTCTGTAATTGCACAGTTGGTTTTTGGAGCAGCTTCATTTTTAAGTCCGTTAACTTATACCTATTTGGTTAACGAATTGGAAAGTGGAAATGCAAATCCGAACTTTTTGATAAATACTTTAAAACACCTTGTACCCGAAGATTATTCATGGGTTTCTCTATATTGGATTTTCGCACTTATAAGCTTAGTAACTGCAGTAATATTGTTTTTTGTGAAATTTCCTAAAGTGGAACGCAAAGAAGACGAAGTTGCCGGAGCATGGAAAACACACGTCGAGTTGTTTAAAAACAAAACAGTGATTATGTTTTTCATCGGGATATTTGCCTATGTTGGAACCGAGCAGGGAATTGCAAACTGGATTTCGCAATTTTTGCAAAGCTATCACGGATTAAGTCCCAGGGTAGAAGGAGCCGAAAGTGTTTCGCTTTTTTGGGGAATGTTAACCATAGGCTGCCTTTTAGGTTTGGTTCTATTAAAATTATGGGATGCCCGAAAAGTTCTTAAATTCTTTACAGTATTGGCAATTGCCTCATTGATGTTAGCATTATTAGGAAGTAAAGAGCTTGCCTTAATAGCTTTCCCTTTAACAGGATTCTTTATTTCGGTAATGTGGTCGGTGATATTTTCTTTGGCATTGAATTCTATGGATAAACATCATGGATCGTTTTCCGGAATTCTTGTTACAGGTATTGTAGGAGGAGCTGTTGTACCTTTAATAATTGGCTCTATGGCCGATGTAATTGGTTTGAAATATGCAATGTTTTTTATTTTAATTCCATTGGGCTATATATTTGTTTTAGGGTATTTGGCAAAACCTATAATCTTAAACAAAACATTGAGTGTTAAAGAAATAAAATC